The Ignavibacteriota bacterium genome contains the following window.
CTGATGTAACAAATATTCAGGTCGAAATAATCAGCCATGCCGACGGGCTTTCTGCAATTGAAATTGAAAGGAATGTAACTTATCCTATTGAAATGGCAATGCGTGGAATACCGGATGTTGTGCAAATGCGTTCTGTTACAAAATTTGGACTTTCAATTGTAACTTTAGTTTTTAAAGATAATGTTGACATATATTTCGCAAGACAATTAGTATTTGAACGATTAGGTGAAGCCAGGGAAAAGGTTCCTCAAGGCGTTGAGATAGCTATGGGTCCTATAGCAACAGTTATGGGGGAAATCTACCAATATACACTTGAAGGAAAAATGCCCGATGACTCACTTGCTAAAATAAAGTATTTGACTGATTTAAGAACACTGCAAGAATGGGTTATTACTCCTCAATTAAAGAATGTTGCCGGAGTAAACGAAATAAATTCTTTTGGAGGGTATTTTAAACAATATCAAGTAATCGTTTCACCTGAGAAATTATTGAAATATTCTCTAACTGTTGATGAAGTATATTCAGCAATTGAGAACAACAATCAAAATGTAGGTGGAAATATTCTTGAAAGAAGTTCAGACCAATATATTATTCGTAGTGTTGGACTGATAAAAAGTATTAGTGATATTGAAAGTATTGTTCTAAAATCCCATGAAGGTACACCTGTTTTCATAAGAGATGTTGCCCAAGTTAAAGTTGGTGAAGCTGTCCGTATGGGAGCCGCTATAAAAAGCGGACAGAATGAAACAGTAGGTGGAATTGTAATGATGTTAAGGGGTGGAAACGGACGTGAAGTTGTTCATCTCGTCAAAGAGAAAGTTAAAGAGATTAACGAAAGCAACATGCTCCCTGATGGAATGAAAATTGTACCTTATTATGATAGAACTGATATTGTAGATGAGAGTATCTTAACTATTATCAGAGCTCTTCTTGAAGGTTCAATCCTTGTCCTTATAGTAACCTTCGTATTGTTAAGAAGTTTTCGGGGTTCGGCTGTAATTTTAATCGCACTTCCAATATCCCTTTTACTTACCTTTGTCTTTATGAAGTTACTGGGTGTAAGTGCTAACTTGATGTCCATCGGAGGTTTAGTAATTTCTACAGGAATGAAATTTGACGCATCAATCATTCAAGTAGAGAATGTCCAAAGACTGCTAAATGAAGGTAAAGGCAAAATCAATAGAATGGCTCTCATTCTTAAAGCCATTCTTGATGTTAGAAAACCAAGTATTTATGGTGAAATAATAATAGCAATAACATTCATTCCAATTCTGGCATTAGAAGGAATAGAAGGAAAAATGTTTGCACCATTAGCTATCACAGTTGGATTGGCTATCATTGCTTCGCTATTAATGTCTATCTTTATCATACCGCAGTTATGTGCTATATTTTTGAAACCACAAGCTGAAAAAGAAAGTTTTGTAATGAGATTCTTTTCAAAGAATTATCTCCCATTACTCAAGTTTAGTATAAGAAGGAAAAGCGTTATTCTAATTACGTCAATAGTAGCTTTAATCGGTTCATTGTTTCTATTTACCCGATTGGGTACAGAATTTATACCGATAATGGATGAAGGTGCTTTTGATATGGATATTGCCTTATTACCCGGAGTCTCGCTCCCTAAATCATTAGAAGTAAACAAAATGGCAGTTGCAAAACTCGAGAAATTTGATGAATTAGATATTGTCGTAGGAAGGATAGGTCAAACCGGTGTTGCTCTTGACACAAGAGGTGTTGACAAAACAGGATATGTAGGTGTATTAAAACACAAAAACGAGTGGAAAAGAAATATTTCAAGAGAAGAACTTAATAATGAAATGAGGGAATCACTTGAATCTATTCCCGGAATCGCTTTTGGATTTAGTCAGCCGATTCAGTGCAGAATTGATGAAATTGTGGCAGGTACAAGAGCACAATTAATATTAAAACTTTTTGGTGAAGACATTGAAATATTGAAAAGCAAAGCTGATGAAATTGCAAAGGTTCTTTCAGGTATTAAGGGTGGAACTGATTTAATTACAGAAAAAGTAGCGGGTCAGCCATATTTAACAATCTCAATAGACAGAAACAAAATCGCAAGATATGGTTTGAATATAAGTGATGTTCAAAATATTGTTGAAATTGCAATCGCCGGTAAATCAGCTTCAAAATTTTATGAGGAAAATAAGAGCTTCGATATTGCTGTGCGAATTCCGGAAGATAAAAGAAATTCGTTAGAAACTATCAGTAATATTTTTGTTCCGACTAAAGAGGGAATGAATATACCTCTTTCGCAAATAGCTGACATTAAAATGATTGAAGGACCTGTTCAGATTAGCCGTCAAGATGGTATAAGAAGAATTGGTATTGAAATGAATATTAGTGGCAGAGATATTGGTAGTTTTGTTGAAGAAGCTAAAGAAAAAATCAAAGAACATATCCAACTTCCATCAGGCTATTATTTACATTGGGGCGGACAGTTTGAAAATCAGCAAAGAGCAATGAACAAGCTAATAATTATTGCTCCAATAGCTCTTGGATTAATAATTTTACTGTTATTCGTTACTTTCCATTCCATGCGTCTAACATTGCTCGTAATTTCAAACTTGCCATTTGCCTTGATTGGAGGTATCATTGCGCTTTATTTTTCAGGTCTTTATTTATCAGTACCTGCATCAGTTGGCTTTATTGTCCTTTTCGGTGTGGCTGTATTAAATGGTGTTGTTTTAGTAACACATATTAATCAGCTTAGAGAAGAAGGCTTGCCTCTTAGTGAAGCAATTGAAAAAGGTAGTATGGACAGGTTGCGCCCAGTGCTTATGACAGCATTCATTACTATTTTTAGTTTGGTTCCGGCAATTGTATCAACCGGAGCAGGGTCTGAAGTTCAAAAGCCACTCGCAGTTGTAGTTGTTGGTGGTTTAATTACATCAACAATACTTACTTTACTGATTATTCCTTCAATATACAGTTGGTTTGAAAAAAGGAAAGTCGAAGCTGAAATGTAAATTATATCCGGCTTGTCATCAAAAACAAGCCGGAATTTTCTTAAATAATAAAGGATATAAATATGAAAGAAATAAAAGCAATTATAAGACCTTTTAAACTATTGGAAGTTATTGATGAGCTGACTAAAATTGAAGATTTGCCCGGAGTTACAGTTTCAGATATTAAAGGTTTTGGTAAAAGTAGGGCAAAAAATGCTCCTGATAAAATTGTTTATGATTTGGTTGAGTTTATTCCAAGAACCAAAATCGAGTTGGTTATTTCTGATGATATGGTTGAAGAAGTTGTAAATGTTCTTCAAAAATTTGCTCATACCGGAAATACCGGCGATGGGAAGATATTTGTTTACAATGTTGAAGATGTCATTAAAATCAGAACGAATGAAAGAGGAGAAGAGGCGATATGAATTTAGAAATCTATTATAATATCATTATTGAAAATTTAATTTGGGATATCAATCAAAAATATTTTTAAAATATGCTTATTAAGATTATGGAACACAATCACAATAACTTTGAAAACAAGATAGATTACAACAATGCTTTTGCGTTTGGCATCATTTTAAATTGGGCTTATGTTGTTTTTGAATTTGTCTTCGGATTGAGAATTAATTCAATGGCTCTTATAGCCGATGCAAGTCATAATTTAGGCGATGTACTGGGTTTATTGCTTGCATGGGGAGCATCGTATCTTGCTAAAACTTCAGCTACTAATCAAAGGACTTATGGTCTAAGAAAATCAACAGTTCTTGCTGCATTATTCAATGCTATTATTCTTCTTATAGCTGTTGGTGCTATTTCTATTGAAGCTGTCAGGAAAATAATTACACCAGAACCGTTACAAGGTACAACGATGATGATTGTAGCTGGAATTGGTGTGGTCATTAATGCTTTAACAGCCGTTCTCTTCTTGAAAGGTAAAAATAAAGACATAAATATTAAAGGTGCATTTTTGCATATGTCTGCTGATGCTGGCGTTTCCCTTGCTATTGTAGGAGCTGGTTTGCTTATCAATTTAACTGGTTTTTATTTGTTGGATCCGATTATTAGCTTTGTTGTTGTGATAGTTATTGTGATTGGAACTTGGAATTTGCTCAAA
Protein-coding sequences here:
- a CDS encoding P-II family nitrogen regulator; amino-acid sequence: MKEIKAIIRPFKLLEVIDELTKIEDLPGVTVSDIKGFGKSRAKNAPDKIVYDLVEFIPRTKIELVISDDMVEEVVNVLQKFAHTGNTGDGKIFVYNVEDVIKIRTNERGEEAI
- a CDS encoding efflux RND transporter permease subunit, translating into MLEKLITLTLTRKGMILFLSLLIVAFGVYSAYNISIDAFPDVTNIQVEIISHADGLSAIEIERNVTYPIEMAMRGIPDVVQMRSVTKFGLSIVTLVFKDNVDIYFARQLVFERLGEAREKVPQGVEIAMGPIATVMGEIYQYTLEGKMPDDSLAKIKYLTDLRTLQEWVITPQLKNVAGVNEINSFGGYFKQYQVIVSPEKLLKYSLTVDEVYSAIENNNQNVGGNILERSSDQYIIRSVGLIKSISDIESIVLKSHEGTPVFIRDVAQVKVGEAVRMGAAIKSGQNETVGGIVMMLRGGNGREVVHLVKEKVKEINESNMLPDGMKIVPYYDRTDIVDESILTIIRALLEGSILVLIVTFVLLRSFRGSAVILIALPISLLLTFVFMKLLGVSANLMSIGGLVISTGMKFDASIIQVENVQRLLNEGKGKINRMALILKAILDVRKPSIYGEIIIAITFIPILALEGIEGKMFAPLAITVGLAIIASLLMSIFIIPQLCAIFLKPQAEKESFVMRFFSKNYLPLLKFSIRRKSVILITSIVALIGSLFLFTRLGTEFIPIMDEGAFDMDIALLPGVSLPKSLEVNKMAVAKLEKFDELDIVVGRIGQTGVALDTRGVDKTGYVGVLKHKNEWKRNISREELNNEMRESLESIPGIAFGFSQPIQCRIDEIVAGTRAQLILKLFGEDIEILKSKADEIAKVLSGIKGGTDLITEKVAGQPYLTISIDRNKIARYGLNISDVQNIVEIAIAGKSASKFYEENKSFDIAVRIPEDKRNSLETISNIFVPTKEGMNIPLSQIADIKMIEGPVQISRQDGIRRIGIEMNISGRDIGSFVEEAKEKIKEHIQLPSGYYLHWGGQFENQQRAMNKLIIIAPIALGLIILLLFVTFHSMRLTLLVISNLPFALIGGIIALYFSGLYLSVPASVGFIVLFGVAVLNGVVLVTHINQLREEGLPLSEAIEKGSMDRLRPVLMTAFITIFSLVPAIVSTGAGSEVQKPLAVVVVGGLITSTILTLLIIPSIYSWFEKRKVEAEM
- a CDS encoding cation transporter translates to MEHNHNNFENKIDYNNAFAFGIILNWAYVVFEFVFGLRINSMALIADASHNLGDVLGLLLAWGASYLAKTSATNQRTYGLRKSTVLAALFNAIILLIAVGAISIEAVRKIITPEPLQGTTMMIVAGIGVVINALTAVLFLKGKNKDINIKGAFLHMSADAGVSLAIVGAGLLINLTGFYLLDPIISFVVVIVIVIGTWNLLKESFFLSMDAVPKNIDYENVFKYFKSIDGVKEVHDLHIWAMSTTETALTVHLVMPSSKIEENFLYKINHNLHHDFNIGHSTIQIEKDNQYRNCNKNEI